A region of Schistosoma mansoni strain Puerto Rico chromosome 1, complete genome DNA encodes the following proteins:
- a CDS encoding putative tnf receptor-associated factor, with amino-acid sequence MKSSTNRKTDPLNTPKQPNEDAEPKTSETDKGEIHGIEYKISREPEIVFVEQLDIAYRCVNCNRVLRVPFLFEDCGHRCCSGCVPDILRGTSKCPVDKQNLKKDRVHLDKAFQEHMDGLNVRCSYHTEGCPWIGILSELGYHLSQCEYRIVLCPNGCGAESQRKSIENHIKNDCPKRIKRCKFCNVKYIAEKEIEHTNNCREYPVPCPNKCEKTKIPRSLISEHLKNECSRQNIRCPFNVHGCEFRGHKNKIDTHLERSLMVHLNFLNLSVQQMSLLIEAQVS; translated from the exons ATGAAAAGTTCAACCAATAGAAAAACTGATCCGTTGAATACACCAAAACAACCCAATGAAGATGCGGAACCAAAAACATCTGAGACAGATAAGGGCGAAATTCATGGGATTGAATATAAGATAAGTCGTGAACCAGAGATTGTATTCGTAGAGCAGTTAGATATTGCATATAGATGCGTGAATTGCAACCGTGTATTGCGTGTACCATTTTTATTTGAAGACTGTGGACATAGATGCTGTTCTGGATGTGTACCGGATATATTAAG AGGAACTTCAAAATGTCCAGTAGACAAGCAAAATCTGAAAAAAGATCGTGTTCATTTGGACAAAGCATTTCAAGAACACATGGATGGATTGAATGTGCGATGTTCTTATCACACTGAAGGATGCCCATGGATAGGAATTCTCAGTGAATTAGGATATCATCTCAGTCAGTGTGAATATAGAATTGTCCTATGCCCAAATGGGTGTGGTGCAGAATCTCAG AGAAAATCTATTGAGAATCATATTAAAAACGATTGTCCAAAGCGTATCAAACGATGCAAATTTTGCAATGTCAAATATATTGCTGAAAAAGAAATTGAACATACAAATAATTGTCGAGAATATCCAGTACCATGTCCAAATAAATGTGAAAAAACTAAAATTCCAAGAAGTTTGATTTCAGAACATTTAAAGAACGAATGTTCTAGACAAAATATACGTTGTCCTTTCAATGTTCATGGTTGTGAATTTCGTGGTcacaaaaataaaattgataCACATTTAGAGAGGTCACTTATGGTTCATTTAAATTTTCTCAATTTATCTGTACAACAAATGTCATTGTTAATTGAAGCACAAGTAAGTTAa